In the Ipomoea triloba cultivar NCNSP0323 chromosome 6, ASM357664v1 genome, one interval contains:
- the LOC116022506 gene encoding pentatricopeptide repeat-containing protein At1g74850, chloroplastic, with the protein MNKMSLSYHSFSPVLSPSPKFHHPLLPSKIPHLNHPPKFSVVHRRILLTVAARGKPKELILGNPTVTVEKGKYSYHVETLINKLSSLPPRGSIARCLDTFRNKLSLTDFSHVFKEFAARCDWQRSLRLFKYMQRQIWCSPNEHIYTLMIGILGREGLLDKAMEIFDEMPAHSVAPTVFSYTAIINAFGRNGQYQTSLQLLDKMKKEKVVPNILTYNTVINSCARGGYEWEGLLSLFAEMRHEGIQPDLVTYNTLLSACANRGLDDEAEMVFRTMTEGGVLPDITTYSYLVETFGKLKKLEKVSELLREMEAGGNLPEVTSYNVLLEAYSHSGSLKEAMDVFRQMQAAGCTPNAETYSILLNLYGKNGRYDQVRDLFLEMKISNTEPDADTYNILIQVFGEGGYFKEVVTLFHDMMEEKVEPNMETYEGLIYACGKGGLHEDAQKILLSMYRKELVPSSKVYNGVIEAYGQAALYEEATVAFNTMNEVGSKPMVETYNSLIHAFARGGLYKEAEAILFTMEEEGVQRNGDSFNGMIEAYRQGGQFEEAIKTYVDMEKERCDPDEQTLEVVLSVYCFAGLVDESEEQFQEIKSVGIQPSVMCYCMMLAVYARSERWDQALELLDEMLTNKVSEMHQVIGQMIKGDFDDENNWQIVEYVFDKLKYEGCGLGIRFYNALLEALWWFRQKERAARVLNEATKRGLFPELYRKNKLVWSVDVHRMWPGGACTAISVWLNNMQELLPKGQDLPEVATVVVVRGDMERSKIAGDSPIAKAAYSFMKDYVSSTFSFPEWNKGRIICQKSQFKRIFTSSESSSEGSKGDIQTSLSNTPIPFLAKQSSTRDAKRSKHGSTETKKNRTSSELLATTT; encoded by the exons ATGAACAAAATGTCCTTATCCTACCACTCTTTCTCCCCAGTCCTTTCTCCTTCCCCTAAATTTCATCATCCCCTACTTCCCTCCAAAATCCCTCACCTGAATCACCCTCCAAAGTTCTCCGTCGTCCACAGACGGATTCTACTCACCGTTGCGGCGAGAGGCAAGCCTAAAGAGCTCATCCTCGGTAACCCCACAGTTACCGTGGAGAAAGGCAAGTACAGCTACCACGTCGAAACCCTTATCAACAAACTATCCAGCCTCCCGCCGCGCGGCAGCATCGCGCGTTGCCTCGACACCTTCCGCAACAAGCTCTCCCTCACCGATTTCTCCCACGTCTTCAAGGAATTCGCCGCCCGCTGCGATTGGCAGCGCTCTCTCCGTCTTTTCAAGTATATGCAGCGCCAGATATGGTGCAGCCCTAACGAGCATATTTACACTTTAATGATTGGAATACTTGGCCGCGAAGGCCTTCTCGATAAGGCCATGGAGATATTCGATGAAATGCCAGCTCACAGTGTTGCCCCAACCGTCTTCTCCTATACTGCAATCATCAATGCCTTTGGCCGGAATGGTCAGTACCAAACTTCCCTCCAATTACTTGATaagatgaaaaaggaaaaagtagtTCCCAACATTTTGACATATAATACGGTTATTAACTCTTGTGCTCGAGGGGGATATGAATGGGAGGGGTTATTGAGTCTATTTGCTGAAATGCGACATGAGGGGATTCAGCCAGACTTGGTCACGTATAATACTTTGTTGAGTGCTTGTGCAAATAGAGGATTGGATGATGAGGCAGAAATGGTGTTTAGGACAATGACTGAGGGTGGGGTTTTACCCGATATAACTACTTATAGTTATTTGGTTGAGACATTTGGAAAACTAAAAAAGTTAGAGAAAGTCTCAGAATTGCTTAGGGAAATGGAGGCAGGAGGGAATTTACCTGAGGTAACATCCTATAATGTCTTGTTGGAGGCATATTCTCATTCAGGGTCATTGAAGGAGGCTATGGATGTTTTCAGGCAAATGCAGGCTGCAGGATGTACTCCTAATGCGGAGACTTATAGcattttgttgaatttataTGGAAAGAATGGGAGGTATGATCAGGTCAGGGATCTCTTTCTTGAGATGAAAATTAGTAATACAGAGCCAGATGCAGATACGTATAATATTCTTATCCAGGTATTTGGGGAAGGTGGTTATTTTAAAGAAGTAGTGACATTGTTCCATGATATGATGGAAGAGAAAGTGGAACCAAATATGGAAACTTATGAAGGATTGATATATGCATGTGGGAAGGGAGGGCTTCATGAGGATGCACAGAAGATCCTTCTTAGTATGTACAGAAAAGAGTTAGTTCCAAGTTCTAAGGTGTATAATGGTGTTATTGAAGCTTACGGACAGGCTGCACTATATGAAGAGGCTACTGTTGCTTTCAATACAATGAATGAGGTTGGAAGCAAGCCTATGGTTGAAACATACAATTCTCTGATCCATGCATTTGCTAGAGGGGGACTTTACAAAGAGGCTGAAGCAATATTGTTTACAATGGAAGAGGAGGGTGTTCAGAGGAATGGGGATTCTTTTAATGGCATGATTGAAGCATATAGACAGGGAGGCCAGTTTGAAGAAGCTATAAAGACTTATGTTGATATGGAAAAGGAAAGATGCGATCCAGATGAACAGACCCTTGAGGTAGTTCTAAGTGTCTACTGCTTTGCAGGTCTAGTTGATGAAAGCGAGGAGcaatttcaagaaataaaatctGTAGGCATACAACCAAGTGTTATGTGCTACTGTATGATGCTGGCAGTCTATGCAAGAAGTGAAAG GTGGGATCAAGCCTTGGAATTATTAGATGAGATGTTAACAAATAAGGTGTCCGAAATGCACCAGGTTATTGGACAAATGATCAAGGGGGATTTTGATGATGAAAATAACTGGCAGATTGTAGAGTATGTCTTTGACAAACTCAAGTATGAAGGATGTGGTCTGGGCATTAGATTTTACAATGCACTTCTAGAAGCACTTTGGTGGTTTCGCCAGAAGGAAAGGGCTGCAAGAGTGCTAAATGAGGCAACAAAGAGGGGACTGTTCCCTGAATTATATCGGAAAAACAAACTTGTGTGGTCTGTAGATGTACATAG GATGTGGCCTGGAGGTGCATGTACTGCAATATCTGTCTGGCTTAATAATATGCAGGAACTGTTGCCGAAAGGGCAGGACCTTCCTGAAGTGGCAACAGTTGTGGTGGT ACGAGGTGATATGGAAAGGAGCAAAATTGCTGGAGATTCTCCAATTGCAAAGGCTGCTTATTCTTTTATGAAGGATTATGTTTCATCAACATTTAGTTTCCCTGAGTGGAACAAGGGCCGAATAATCTGCCAAAAGTCTCAATTCAAGCGTATTTTTACCAGTAGCGAATCATCTTCAGAAGGCTCAAAAGGTGACATCCAAACTTCTCTAAGTAACACCCCCATTCCTTTTTTGGCTAAACAGTCATCTACAAGGGATGCAAAAAGATCAAAACATGGGAGTACTGAAACCAAAAAGAACAGAACAAGTTCAGAACTTTTGGCAACCACAACTTGA